In Pseudocalidococcus azoricus BACA0444, a single genomic region encodes these proteins:
- the msrA gene encoding peptide-methionine (S)-S-oxide reductase MsrA → MALFGLGKKLTLPTLEDAFPGRSQPIPIPATHYVNGNPLAPPYPPEMEIALFGLGCFWGAERKFWQIPGVYVTAVGYAAGVTPNPTYQEVCTGMTGHNEVVQVVYDPGQVSYQTLLKVFWESHNPTQGMRQGNDVGTQYRSGIYVFNEAQRQGAEQSLQQYQLALDTARKGKITTEILDAPPFYFAEAYHQQYLAKNPNGYCGLGGTGVCYEEA, encoded by the coding sequence ATGGCATTGTTTGGTCTTGGTAAAAAATTAACCCTCCCCACCCTAGAGGATGCCTTTCCCGGCCGAAGTCAGCCCATCCCGATTCCCGCAACTCATTACGTTAATGGCAATCCCCTGGCTCCCCCGTATCCCCCAGAGATGGAAATTGCTCTGTTTGGCCTGGGCTGCTTTTGGGGCGCAGAGCGCAAATTCTGGCAAATTCCCGGAGTTTATGTCACAGCGGTCGGCTATGCAGCTGGAGTCACCCCTAATCCCACCTATCAAGAAGTTTGCACAGGGATGACTGGCCATAATGAAGTAGTCCAGGTTGTCTATGATCCAGGCCAAGTCTCCTACCAAACTCTCTTAAAAGTCTTTTGGGAAAGTCATAACCCGACCCAAGGTATGCGGCAAGGCAATGATGTCGGCACACAATATCGCTCTGGAATTTATGTCTTTAACGAAGCCCAACGCCAAGGGGCAGAACAGTCCTTGCAACAATACCAACTTGCCTTAGATACCGCCCGTAAAGGTAAAATCACCACTGAGATCTTAGATGCCCCACCATTTTATTTTGCCGAAGCTTATCATCAGCAATACCTAGCTAAAAATCCCAACGGCTACTGCGGCTTGGGCGGAACCGGGGTATGTTATGAGGAAGCCTAA
- the alr gene encoding alanine racemase translates to MLSQERLSVAQECQRAWVEVDLAALAANARQIKRLLQAPTELMAVVKADAYGHGASLVTPTLLDNGVDWLGVATVPEGIELRKQGIQAPILVLGAVNTPSLVRAMAQWELQPTLSSPKQALIFSRHLDDAPHPLPVHLMVDTGMARLGCPWEQGLEFMQFVRGLPNLQIASLYSHFAGADALDPALTQVQHHQFQTVIHQAQANGIPIPRLHLANSAATLRDQALHYDLVRVGLALYGLYPAPHLAHQIKLRPVLQVRARITLIKSLATGAGVSYGHQFIAPHPMRIAVVAIGYADGVPRRLSNQMTVIVRGQRVQQVGAITMDQLMIDISHLPDVQEGEIVTLLGEDGDQEISVDSWADTLGTISWEILCGFKHRLPRIPVD, encoded by the coding sequence ATGTTGAGCCAAGAACGATTATCTGTTGCCCAAGAATGCCAACGGGCCTGGGTTGAGGTTGATTTAGCCGCCCTGGCCGCCAATGCCCGCCAAATTAAGCGGTTACTCCAAGCTCCAACGGAGTTAATGGCAGTTGTCAAAGCCGATGCCTATGGCCATGGGGCAAGCCTCGTGACCCCGACCCTGTTAGACAATGGGGTGGATTGGCTAGGGGTTGCAACTGTTCCAGAGGGGATTGAGTTACGCAAGCAGGGGATTCAAGCTCCCATTTTGGTTCTTGGTGCTGTTAACACTCCTTCCCTGGTGCGAGCTATGGCCCAATGGGAGTTACAGCCTACCCTCTCTTCCCCCAAACAAGCCCTAATTTTTTCACGCCATTTGGATGATGCCCCCCATCCCTTACCTGTGCATTTAATGGTGGATACGGGGATGGCTCGTTTGGGGTGTCCCTGGGAGCAAGGCCTGGAGTTTATGCAATTTGTCCGGGGCTTACCGAATCTCCAAATTGCCAGTCTTTACTCCCACTTTGCTGGGGCCGATGCCCTAGACCCGGCGTTAACACAAGTCCAGCATCACCAATTTCAAACCGTGATTCACCAGGCCCAGGCCAATGGGATTCCTATTCCCCGTCTCCACTTGGCTAATTCAGCAGCAACCTTACGGGATCAGGCCTTGCATTACGACCTAGTTCGGGTTGGCCTGGCCTTGTATGGACTTTATCCAGCCCCCCATCTGGCCCATCAAATTAAACTCCGCCCCGTCTTACAAGTCCGCGCCCGCATTACCTTAATTAAATCTCTGGCTACTGGCGCGGGAGTTAGTTACGGTCATCAATTTATTGCCCCCCATCCGATGCGAATTGCTGTGGTGGCCATTGGTTATGCCGATGGTGTCCCGCGCCGATTATCCAATCAAATGACGGTGATTGTCCGTGGACAACGGGTGCAGCAGGTGGGGGCGATTACGATGGATCAGTTAATGATTGATATTTCCCATTTGCCGGATGTTCAAGAGGGAGAAATTGTCACGCTCCTAGGAGAAGATGGGGATCAAGAAATCAGTGTAGATAGCTGGGCTGATACCCTGGGGACAATTTCCTGGGAAATTCTTTGCGGGTTTAAACATCGCCTTCCCCGTATTCCGGTTGATTAA
- a CDS encoding HNH endonuclease, giving the protein MGKVLVLNASYEPLNITSWQRAIVLLIKGKAEQVEHNGKLIYNDFPLPTVIRLRHYVTMPYKEIPLTRRNILHRDGHACQYCGYSGDELTLDHIIPRSRGGGDTWENIVTACVRCNVRKGSRTPREANMPLNQTPRRPFSSLYFEVTKHLRSGTHQEWRKYVIGM; this is encoded by the coding sequence ATGGGGAAAGTTCTGGTTCTAAATGCATCCTATGAGCCGCTCAATATTACGAGCTGGCAGCGGGCGATTGTGCTTTTGATCAAGGGCAAAGCAGAACAGGTAGAGCATAATGGCAAGTTAATCTACAATGATTTTCCCCTCCCGACCGTCATTCGGCTGCGTCATTACGTCACGATGCCCTACAAGGAAATTCCCCTAACGCGGCGTAATATTCTTCACCGCGATGGACATGCCTGCCAATATTGTGGCTACAGTGGCGATGAGTTGACCTTGGATCACATTATTCCCCGCTCTCGGGGGGGGGGAGACACCTGGGAAAATATTGTCACGGCCTGTGTTCGCTGTAATGTGCGCAAAGGTAGCCGAACTCCTCGGGAAGCCAATATGCCCCTGAATCAAACTCCACGCCGCCCCTTTAGTAGCCTTTATTTTGAAGTGACTAAGCATTTACGGAGTGGCACCCATCAAGAGTGGCGTAAATATGTGATTGGGATGTAG
- a CDS encoding ABC transporter substrate-binding protein: MRLWAVILSFCVGLGLTGCNLDGLRNPTAQVPQLIASITVDPKTFNYALNEESPNVFGFIYEGLISENGLTGELEPALAESWEITPDNLSIIYTLRPNLKWSDGHPLTTADVVFTYNEIYLNPKIPSSTIDILRVGQQKQLPTIQALDARRVQFSLPEPFAPFFRTSGLPILPEHSLAEGIRTLDRDGNPKFLTMWGTQTNPTLIIANGPFTIESYTTNQRIIFRRNPHYWKRPEPYLERFVWQIVDSTDTALIQFRSRGLDVLDVAPMNFSLLKREEESGNFRIYNGGPASGVTFLSFNQNKGSRNGQPLVDPIKSAWFNSIPFRQAVAYAIDRQTMINNLYRGLGATQNSPLSVQSPYYLSPEAGLKVYDFDPDQSRKLLAEAGFSWNQENQLLDPKGHRVQFTLLSTTGSPVREAISAQIKQNLAAIGIQADLTFISFSTLVEKLANSYDWEAYIGAFTGGVEPNNGFNIWSPNGRLHVFNQADAALRGREVQAWEQRIGDLYIQGAQELNEDRRKEIYFETQQITQANVPFIYLVNPLTLAAFRNRIQGAEPTGLGGTLWNIAELKAVN; the protein is encoded by the coding sequence ATGCGTTTGTGGGCTGTGATTCTGAGTTTTTGCGTAGGTCTGGGATTGACAGGATGTAACCTCGATGGACTCAGGAACCCAACGGCGCAAGTTCCCCAACTGATTGCGAGTATCACGGTTGACCCTAAGACCTTTAACTATGCCCTCAATGAGGAATCTCCTAATGTCTTTGGGTTTATCTATGAAGGGCTGATTAGCGAAAATGGTCTAACTGGGGAACTGGAACCCGCTCTCGCAGAGTCTTGGGAGATTACTCCGGATAATTTGAGCATTATTTACACCCTCCGGCCAAACTTGAAATGGTCTGATGGCCACCCCTTAACCACCGCGGATGTCGTTTTTACCTATAACGAAATTTACCTGAATCCGAAAATTCCCAGCAGTACGATAGATATTCTGCGAGTTGGTCAACAAAAGCAATTACCCACAATCCAGGCCTTGGATGCCCGCCGCGTTCAGTTTAGCTTGCCGGAACCCTTTGCCCCCTTCTTTCGGACTTCTGGCCTGCCAATTCTACCGGAACACAGTTTAGCCGAGGGAATCAGAACCTTAGATCGGGATGGGAATCCAAAATTCTTGACGATGTGGGGGACGCAAACGAATCCAACGCTGATCATTGCCAATGGCCCCTTCACGATTGAGAGCTACACCACCAATCAACGGATTATTTTTCGGCGCAATCCCCACTATTGGAAACGCCCAGAACCCTATTTAGAACGATTTGTCTGGCAGATTGTGGACTCTACGGATACAGCTTTGATTCAATTTCGGTCACGGGGCCTGGATGTCTTAGATGTGGCACCGATGAATTTTTCGCTTCTGAAACGAGAAGAGGAGAGCGGGAATTTTCGGATTTACAACGGCGGGCCAGCATCTGGAGTGACCTTCTTATCTTTCAATCAAAATAAAGGCAGTCGCAATGGGCAACCCCTTGTGGATCCAATTAAATCAGCCTGGTTTAACTCGATTCCCTTTCGCCAGGCCGTAGCCTATGCCATTGACCGTCAAACGATGATCAATAACCTCTACCGTGGCCTGGGGGCAACGCAAAATTCTCCCCTCTCGGTTCAAAGTCCCTACTATCTCTCTCCAGAGGCGGGCCTAAAGGTCTATGATTTCGACCCAGACCAATCTAGAAAACTTTTGGCAGAAGCGGGTTTTAGTTGGAATCAGGAAAACCAATTACTCGACCCCAAGGGGCACCGCGTCCAGTTTACGCTGCTTTCAACCACGGGCAGTCCGGTACGTGAGGCGATCAGTGCTCAAATTAAACAAAATCTGGCTGCGATTGGTATCCAGGCCGACCTCACTTTTATCAGCTTTAGTACCTTGGTTGAAAAACTAGCCAACAGTTACGATTGGGAAGCTTACATTGGCGCGTTTACAGGGGGCGTTGAACCCAATAATGGTTTTAATATCTGGTCTCCCAATGGGCGGCTCCATGTTTTCAATCAAGCAGATGCGGCTTTAAGGGGGCGAGAAGTCCAGGCCTGGGAGCAACGGATTGGGGATTTATACATTCAAGGGGCGCAGGAACTCAATGAAGACCGCCGTAAAGAAATTTACTTTGAAACCCAACAAATTACCCAGGCCAATGTCCCGTTTATCTATCTCGTTAATCCCCTCACCCTGGCTGCTTTTCGGAATAGGATTCAGGGGGCTGAACCCACTGGCCTGGGAGGGACACTTTGGAATATTGCTGAATTAAAAGCGGTCAACTAA
- a CDS encoding RDD family protein → MMRPQSRPARSLASGTIITIALQIYRQAGNRYFLISLIAHAWFFLIGLGLVVGGLIFGVVGAVFIAGNQGNFGIVLGLLILLLGLGLPLFGFGLARFTASGGLLSRLIFNALQDSTEDEAEVRRFIYPRLWSYLWTVLGTGLILLFIYLAWAAFGYLLYLGFWPLINSLDWGNMSEAWRTALILIILLLLLGVILAAMVTVSYVAARLSLVDAVLAIEPELTAMEAIQRSWRLTQGQAWHTLTVFFIASILVIPANLAASLINAVMVIPVAGFFAAVLLLPVWQGIKAVMYYDLRVRNEGLSFRLQATIPSPMRFMRRVILQTPESIELDFALAGIGSRALAWVVDQVILYVGLLILAIIVGYLYFYGIYPFLLEQFPNGDQSYNLWALGIYLLINYFIYNGYYIYFESAWQGQTPGKRLAEIRVVQDNGKPIGVREAALRSFLQAIDIPFFGIGVFLVALTPSEKRLGDMVAGTLVIQDEQATRNAPTGQTISLVARELAPLIQNLPGLGGLQPDHYLLVRNFLLNRQQLKPAGRFETSQRLHHSLQELLFVQEDIPSELAQASAEEFIEAVYLAYRQQQHS, encoded by the coding sequence ATGATGCGTCCTCAATCTCGTCCAGCCCGCTCCCTTGCCAGTGGGACTATCATCACCATTGCCTTGCAAATCTATCGCCAGGCCGGGAATCGCTATTTTCTCATTAGTTTGATTGCCCATGCCTGGTTTTTCTTGATTGGCCTGGGCCTGGTGGTGGGTGGATTGATTTTCGGGGTTGTGGGAGCCGTATTTATTGCCGGTAATCAGGGAAATTTCGGGATAGTTCTTGGCCTTTTGATTCTGCTGTTGGGATTGGGGTTGCCCCTCTTTGGCTTTGGCCTAGCTCGCTTTACCGCCAGTGGAGGTCTTTTATCCCGGCTCATTTTTAATGCCCTTCAAGACTCCACCGAAGATGAAGCAGAGGTGCGGCGGTTCATTTATCCCCGGCTCTGGTCTTACCTCTGGACGGTCTTGGGGACGGGCTTGATTCTCTTGTTCATCTACCTGGCCTGGGCAGCCTTTGGTTATTTGCTCTATTTAGGCTTTTGGCCACTGATCAACAGTTTAGATTGGGGCAATATGAGCGAGGCCTGGCGGACGGCCTTAATCCTGATCATTCTTTTATTATTGTTGGGAGTTATTCTAGCCGCCATGGTGACGGTCTCCTATGTGGCGGCTCGGTTGTCCTTGGTGGATGCCGTTTTAGCCATTGAACCGGAACTGACCGCAATGGAGGCCATTCAGCGCAGTTGGCGATTAACCCAGGGCCAGGCCTGGCATACCCTGACGGTGTTTTTTATTGCCTCCATTTTGGTCATCCCTGCCAACTTGGCCGCCAGTCTTATCAATGCGGTGATGGTGATCCCCGTTGCGGGCTTTTTTGCGGCGGTGCTATTACTGCCCGTTTGGCAAGGGATTAAGGCGGTCATGTACTACGACTTGCGCGTCCGAAATGAAGGCCTGAGTTTTCGCCTCCAGGCCACAATCCCCTCCCCAATGCGCTTTATGCGGCGAGTGATTTTACAAACCCCCGAAAGTATTGAGTTGGATTTTGCCCTGGCAGGAATTGGCAGTCGGGCCCTGGCCTGGGTGGTGGATCAGGTTATTCTCTATGTGGGGTTATTAATCTTAGCCATTATTGTCGGCTATCTCTATTTCTATGGGATTTATCCGTTTTTACTGGAGCAATTTCCCAACGGTGATCAATCCTATAACCTCTGGGCATTGGGGATTTACTTGCTGATTAATTACTTTATCTACAACGGCTATTACATTTATTTTGAATCGGCCTGGCAGGGACAAACCCCCGGAAAACGGTTAGCTGAGATTCGAGTTGTGCAGGATAATGGCAAACCCATTGGAGTCCGGGAAGCGGCTCTGCGGAGTTTTTTGCAAGCCATTGATATTCCTTTCTTCGGAATTGGCGTGTTTTTAGTCGCTCTTACCCCGTCGGAAAAGCGCTTAGGCGATATGGTCGCAGGTACTCTTGTGATTCAAGATGAACAGGCCACCCGGAATGCTCCCACTGGACAAACAATTTCACTCGTTGCAAGGGAATTGGCCCCGCTGATCCAGAATTTACCAGGCCTGGGGGGACTCCAACCGGATCACTATCTGCTCGTTCGTAACTTTTTGCTGAACCGCCAACAGCTGAAGCCAGCCGGCCGCTTTGAAACGAGTCAACGCTTACACCATAGTCTCCAAGAACTTCTTTTTGTTCAGGAAGATATACCTTCTGAACTGGCCCAGGCTAGTGCTGAAGAGTTTATTGAGGCGGTTTATCTGGCTTACCGACAGCAGCAACACAGCTAG
- a CDS encoding DUF2092 domain-containing protein produces the protein MNRPIGFAFALCLGCWGVSLAPSLAQTQAAPPPSTSQVSPAGILRAAADYLKTKPAFTFTNQITYDNVLSGGDKVTYHATQTVSVQRNNQLRASYDGDFQKTEVFYNGTTFTWLDVDQNMYYQAPAPNNLDDLVASLTTRSSSPIPMIAFVTSDAFAAYDPQTFTSRYLGLSTVNGEPCHNIFVTGPESNWQIWVSTSDQPLVQKVVITYKTLPGAPQYTAEFTRWEFPPSQPAQLFQFTPPANAVAIQDQSAILRTPLPQGLSLPDGLSPPPIAPDIGGTNLNLPGGLTPPKLP, from the coding sequence ATGAATCGCCCGATTGGGTTTGCCTTTGCCCTTTGTCTGGGTTGCTGGGGAGTCTCCTTAGCTCCATCTTTGGCCCAAACCCAGGCCGCCCCACCCCCCAGTACCAGTCAAGTTTCTCCCGCAGGGATTCTCCGGGCTGCCGCTGACTATTTGAAAACCAAGCCGGCCTTTACCTTTACGAATCAAATCACCTACGACAATGTGCTTTCGGGGGGGGATAAGGTCACCTATCACGCCACCCAGACGGTCTCTGTCCAACGCAATAACCAACTCCGGGCTAGCTATGATGGGGATTTCCAAAAGACAGAGGTGTTCTATAACGGGACAACCTTTACCTGGCTGGATGTGGATCAGAATATGTATTACCAGGCCCCGGCTCCCAATAATTTGGATGATCTCGTCGCCAGTTTAACAACCCGCAGCAGTAGCCCGATTCCGATGATAGCCTTTGTCACTTCCGATGCCTTTGCGGCCTACGATCCCCAAACTTTTACCAGTCGCTATTTAGGTCTGAGTACGGTGAATGGGGAACCTTGCCACAACATCTTTGTTACCGGGCCGGAGTCCAACTGGCAAATTTGGGTTAGCACCAGTGATCAACCCCTTGTCCAAAAGGTGGTCATTACCTACAAAACCCTCCCCGGCGCGCCCCAATACACGGCTGAATTTACCCGTTGGGAATTTCCCCCCAGTCAGCCCGCCCAGTTGTTTCAATTTACCCCTCCTGCTAATGCTGTAGCGATTCAAGATCAATCAGCGATTCTGAGAACTCCCTTACCCCAAGGCCTCAGCTTGCCCGATGGCTTAAGCCCACCGCCGATTGCTCCTGACATAGGCGGAACCAATCTAAATCTGCCCGGTGGACTGACACCGCCGAAACTGCCCTAA
- a CDS encoding Mo-dependent nitrogenase C-terminal domain-containing protein — protein MPTIFTLIYFLLIRTGQSVQTSLTALNPLQPIRQWLNTITIQHPGQAHLLCQLIPAQCPFARDIHLFGRLWIHIPPLCKLNPFYEEVISLRFRALCYLADVCDQDIHRYC, from the coding sequence ATGCCAACAATCTTCACCCTGATCTATTTCCTATTGATTCGGACTGGCCAATCAGTCCAGACATCCCTAACGGCTCTCAATCCGTTACAACCTATTCGCCAATGGTTGAATACCATCACGATTCAGCATCCCGGCCAGGCCCATTTATTGTGCCAATTGATTCCGGCCCAATGTCCATTTGCACGGGATATTCATCTGTTTGGACGACTCTGGATTCATATTCCTCCCCTGTGTAAACTCAATCCTTTCTATGAAGAAGTCATTAGCTTAAGGTTTCGGGCCCTATGCTATCTTGCAGATGTGTGTGATCAAGATATTCATCGCTACTGTTAA
- a CDS encoding potassium channel family protein, which translates to METLPADLAELNNHVILCGFGYLGRSLAEQLAQAQIPFVVIDASVENLEIAAEMGFLTYVGDDVMDETELLAVGVNRATTLATVLPNDASNVFITLTARGLSPQLQILARGDLPETEAKLRLAGADHVILPATISAHRMVQLITRPTILNFLEARAERSHLIELLTQLEVEIEEFTLPPDSPLVGLALEDLEAKAKGMMLVIALRHRNDEMQTHLKPDDRLGPEDTLITVGRKEEIRLFLQQNAYRYQMRYRGRKI; encoded by the coding sequence ATGGAGACCTTGCCTGCCGACCTTGCAGAACTGAACAATCATGTGATCCTCTGTGGCTTTGGCTATCTTGGCCGCAGTTTAGCCGAGCAGTTGGCCCAGGCTCAGATCCCCTTTGTGGTGATTGATGCCAGTGTCGAAAACTTAGAAATTGCCGCAGAAATGGGGTTTCTCACCTATGTGGGCGATGATGTGATGGATGAAACTGAACTATTGGCAGTGGGAGTCAATCGGGCCACTACCTTAGCGACGGTTTTACCCAATGATGCCAGTAATGTCTTTATTACCCTCACAGCCCGTGGCTTAAGTCCCCAGTTGCAAATTTTAGCCCGGGGAGACTTACCAGAAACTGAGGCCAAACTCCGGCTAGCTGGTGCAGATCATGTGATTTTACCGGCCACTATTAGTGCCCACCGGATGGTCCAACTGATTACCCGCCCAACAATTTTAAACTTTTTAGAAGCACGGGCCGAACGCAGTCACTTGATTGAATTATTGACTCAATTAGAAGTGGAAATTGAAGAATTTACCTTACCACCTGATTCCCCCCTAGTTGGCCTCGCCTTAGAAGATTTGGAAGCTAAGGCCAAGGGAATGATGTTAGTGATTGCCCTCCGCCATCGCAATGATGAGATGCAAACCCACCTCAAACCTGATGATCGCTTGGGGCCAGAAGATACGTTAATTACAGTTGGCCGGAAGGAAGAAATTCGACTGTTCCTCCAACAAAATGCCTATCGCTATCAAATGCGCTACCGGGGACGAAAAATTTGA
- a CDS encoding potassium channel family protein has translation MPRPGKKYFQLSSLQRIMIGVSFFFLTMVVAILGYLSFGWTLLDAVYMYVITIFGVGYGEVRPLTADYQRVFNIFVIVAGTSSAVYTIGGVVQMFTEGEINRALDIHRTSREISNLQQHVIICGFGRLGQVIAKQLKELQQPFVILDTDVERINLADGLGYLASLGSAAEEDSLKIVGIERAKALATVLPNDTMNVFITLTARNINQAIQIIARAEYPSTEAKLRLAGADHVLLPTAIGAAQMANLILRPKGLNFVEQTHDRGGINELLRQIDIQLEELLITSDCPHTGRAINDLEVRGVGSFIIVAVRRPDGRLLTKLSHNPVLILGDTLIVLGHNGDTPQYVREVSIKSKLHYRGVHS, from the coding sequence ATGCCCAGGCCTGGTAAAAAATACTTTCAACTGAGTTCTCTCCAACGGATCATGATTGGGGTCAGTTTTTTCTTTCTGACGATGGTCGTGGCTATTCTCGGCTATCTCAGCTTTGGTTGGACACTCCTTGATGCAGTTTATATGTATGTAATCACCATTTTTGGGGTGGGTTATGGAGAAGTAAGGCCGCTCACCGCAGACTATCAACGGGTGTTTAACATCTTTGTGATTGTAGCCGGGACATCTTCAGCGGTTTATACCATTGGTGGCGTTGTGCAGATGTTTACAGAGGGAGAAATTAATCGGGCCCTGGATATTCACCGGACCTCTCGGGAAATCAGTAACCTACAACAGCATGTCATTATCTGTGGGTTTGGGCGGTTAGGGCAGGTCATAGCCAAGCAACTCAAGGAACTTCAACAGCCCTTTGTGATTCTGGATACGGATGTCGAGCGGATTAACTTAGCAGATGGTTTGGGCTATCTCGCCAGCTTAGGCAGTGCGGCCGAGGAAGACTCCCTCAAAATTGTCGGTATTGAACGGGCCAAAGCCCTGGCAACAGTTTTGCCCAACGATACGATGAATGTGTTTATTACCCTGACAGCCCGCAATATTAACCAGGCCATTCAAATCATTGCTCGGGCCGAATATCCGAGTACTGAAGCCAAGCTACGCCTAGCCGGAGCCGATCATGTCCTCCTGCCCACTGCCATTGGTGCGGCCCAGATGGCCAACCTAATTTTGCGGCCCAAGGGCTTAAACTTTGTCGAACAAACCCATGACCGGGGGGGTATTAACGAACTCCTTAGACAAATTGATATTCAACTGGAAGAATTATTGATTACCTCAGACTGTCCCCATACTGGGCGGGCCATTAATGATCTGGAAGTCCGGGGGGTGGGGAGTTTTATTATTGTGGCAGTGCGCCGACCCGATGGACGACTCTTGACCAAACTCAGTCATAATCCGGTTTTAATTTTGGGCGATACGCTGATTGTGCTCGGCCATAACGGTGATACCCCCCAATATGTGCGGGAAGTTTCCATCAAGAGCAAACTCCACTATCGAGGTGTGCATAGTTAG
- the pdxH gene encoding pyridoxamine 5'-phosphate oxidase, with the protein MAIKIADLRQDYRLRRLLESEALADPIHQFQAWFEEAVQAELPEPNAMTLATVTAGNTPAARMVLLKHVDQQGFVFFTNYLSRKGQELAGNPHAALVFWWAELERQVRIEGVVSQIAPQESDHYFQSRPLGSQWGAWASEQSAPIQSYATLEAALQQIQAQYPEPPIPRPDHWGGYCLSPTLIEFWQGRPNRLHDRLCYQRRAGTTTWNILRLCP; encoded by the coding sequence ATGGCGATCAAGATTGCAGATTTACGGCAGGACTACCGATTGCGACGATTACTCGAATCTGAAGCACTCGCGGATCCAATTCACCAATTCCAGGCCTGGTTTGAGGAGGCGGTTCAAGCTGAGTTACCCGAACCCAATGCCATGACCTTAGCAACCGTCACCGCCGGAAATACCCCCGCTGCCCGGATGGTTTTGCTCAAGCATGTCGATCAGCAAGGCTTTGTATTTTTCACGAATTATCTCAGTCGCAAAGGCCAAGAACTGGCTGGGAATCCTCACGCCGCCTTGGTTTTTTGGTGGGCAGAATTAGAACGCCAAGTCCGCATTGAGGGAGTTGTGAGCCAAATTGCGCCTCAAGAATCCGATCACTATTTCCAAAGTCGCCCGCTTGGGAGTCAGTGGGGGGCCTGGGCTTCTGAGCAAAGTGCACCGATTCAAAGTTATGCTACCCTTGAAGCCGCCCTGCAACAGATTCAAGCTCAGTATCCCGAACCGCCAATTCCCCGACCCGATCATTGGGGTGGTTATTGCCTCAGCCCAACCTTAATCGAGTTTTGGCAAGGACGGCCAAACCGGCTCCACGACCGGCTGTGCTATCAACGGCGGGCAGGAACGACCACTTGGAATATCCTCAGACTCTGTCCTTGA